The following is a genomic window from Candidatus Binatia bacterium.
TGCCGGGTGCCGCCCGTCGGGGTTCGACAGCGTCGTCTTCGCGCTGCTACGGGACGCACGTGAGGATCTTCATTGATGCCGACGCCTGCCCCGTGAAGGAGGAGACGTACAAGGTCGCCCTTCGCTACGGGGTATCGGTGGCCGTCGTCGCGAATTCGCGCATGCGCGTACCCGATCTCGTTGGCATCGAGCTCGTCGTGGTGGCGCAGGGGCCCGATGTTGCGGACGATTGGATCGTCGAGACCTTGCAGTCGGGCGACGTGGTAGTCACGGCGGATATCCCGCTGGCGGCGCGCTGCATCGATGGCGGGGCTCGCGTCATCGGGATCTCTGGGCGCGTCTTTACCGAAGACTCCATCGGCGGTTCGCTCGCCACACGAGATCTGATGCAGCACCTGCGCGAGTCCGGCGTCCAGACGCCGGGTCCTCCGCCGATCTCCAAGAAGGATCGATCCCGCTTCTCATCGAAGCTCAACGAGTTGGTCGATCAAGGGAGCCGGGG
Proteins encoded in this region:
- a CDS encoding YaiI/YqxD family protein, which translates into the protein MRIFIDADACPVKEETYKVALRYGVSVAVVANSRMRVPDLVGIELVVVAQGPDVADDWIVETLQSGDVVVTADIPLAARCIDGGARVIGISGRVFTEDSIGGSLATRDLMQHLRESGVQTPGPPPISKKDRSRFSSKLNELVDQGSRGAASR